One window of the Arvicanthis niloticus isolate mArvNil1 chromosome 23, mArvNil1.pat.X, whole genome shotgun sequence genome contains the following:
- the LOC143436792 gene encoding sphingolipid delta(4)-desaturase/C4-monooxygenase DES2 isoform X2 encodes METRCCVESRRFVSFSAVLICFRGCLPSHTCPLKGLSSVGVTNPHHPSLSMLLVADDKAKYPAIKALMRPDPHIKWTVSGMVLVQVLACWLVRGLSWRWLLFWAYAFGGCINHSLTLAIHDISHNTAFGTNCASRNRWFAIFANLPIGLPYATSFKKYHVDHHRYLGGDGLDVDIPTNFEGWFFCTPARKLLWLVLQPFFYSLRPLYVNPKAVTRMEIFNTLVQLAFDVTIFALWGIKPIVYLLASSLLGLGLHPISGHFVAEHYMFQKGHETYSYYGPLNWITFNVGYHMEHHDFPSIPGCYLPLQERLDHISQCLETEEADPERAESSKRVQVSRVG; translated from the exons ATGGAAACTCGCTGCTGTGTGGAGAGCAGACGTTTTGTTAGCTTCTCTGCAGTGCTTATTTGTTTTAGGGGCTGCCTCCCAAGCCATACCTGTCCACTCAAAGGCCTGAGCAGTGTGGGAGTGACCAATCCACATCATCCCTCGCTGTCCATGCTCCTAGTTGCAGACGACAAAG CCAAGTACCCAGCCATCAAGGCCCTGATGCGGCCAGACCCCCACATCAAATGGACCGTGTCGGGAATGGTACTGGTGCAGGTGCTGGCCTGCTGGCTGGTGCGGGGACTCTCTTGGCGATGGCTGCTGTTTTGGGCCTATGCCTTTGGTGGCTGCATCAACCACTCGCTGACACTGGCCATCCATGACATCTCACATAATACTGCCTTTGGCACAAATTGTGCCTCCCGCAACCGCTGGTTTGCCATCTTTGCTAATCTGCCCATCGGCCTACCTTATGCCACATCCTTCAAAAAGTACCATGTGGACCACCATCGTTACCTGGGCGGAGACGGGCTGGATGTGGATATTCCCACGAACTTTGAGGGCTGGTTCTTCTGCACACCAGCCCGCAAGCTGCTCTGGCTGGTGCTTCAACCCTTCTTCTATTCACTAAGGCCTCTCTATGTGAACCCCAAGGCGGTGACACGTATGGAGATCTTCAACACCCTGGTGCAGCTGGCATTTGATGTCACTATCTTTGCCCTCTGGGGGATCAAACCCATAGTCTACCTTCTAGCCAGCTCcctcctgggcctgggcctgcaCCCTATCTCTGGCCACTTTGTGGCTGAGCATTATATGTTCCAGAAGGGCCACGAGACTTACTCCTACTACGGACCCCTCAACTGGATCACCTTCAATGTGGGCTACCACATGGAACACCATGACTTCCCCAGCATCCCCGGTTGCTACCTGCCACTG CAGGAAAGGCTGGACCACATAAGCCAATGCCTGGAGACGGAGGAGGCAGATCCAGAGAGGGCAGAGTCTTCCAAGCGGGTGCAGGTTAGCAGAGTAGGTTAG
- the LOC143436792 gene encoding sphingolipid delta(4)-desaturase/C4-monooxygenase DES2 isoform X3: METRCCVESRRFVSFSAVLICFRGCLPSHTCPLKGLSSVGVTNPHHPSLSMLLVADDKAKYPAIKALMRPDPHIKWTVSGMVLVQVLACWLVRGLSWRWLLFWAYAFGGCINHSLTLAIHDISHNTAFGTNCASRNRWFAIFANLPIGLPYATSFKKYHVDHHRYLGGDGLDVDIPTNFEGWFFCTPARKLLWLVLQPFFYSLRPLYVNPKAVTRMEIFNTLVQLAFDVTIFALWGIKPIVYLLASSLLGLGLHPISGHFVAEHYMFQKGHETYSYYGPLNWITFNVGYHMEHHDFPSIPGCYLPLERLDHISQCLETEEADPERAESSKRVQVSRVG, encoded by the exons ATGGAAACTCGCTGCTGTGTGGAGAGCAGACGTTTTGTTAGCTTCTCTGCAGTGCTTATTTGTTTTAGGGGCTGCCTCCCAAGCCATACCTGTCCACTCAAAGGCCTGAGCAGTGTGGGAGTGACCAATCCACATCATCCCTCGCTGTCCATGCTCCTAGTTGCAGACGACAAAG CCAAGTACCCAGCCATCAAGGCCCTGATGCGGCCAGACCCCCACATCAAATGGACCGTGTCGGGAATGGTACTGGTGCAGGTGCTGGCCTGCTGGCTGGTGCGGGGACTCTCTTGGCGATGGCTGCTGTTTTGGGCCTATGCCTTTGGTGGCTGCATCAACCACTCGCTGACACTGGCCATCCATGACATCTCACATAATACTGCCTTTGGCACAAATTGTGCCTCCCGCAACCGCTGGTTTGCCATCTTTGCTAATCTGCCCATCGGCCTACCTTATGCCACATCCTTCAAAAAGTACCATGTGGACCACCATCGTTACCTGGGCGGAGACGGGCTGGATGTGGATATTCCCACGAACTTTGAGGGCTGGTTCTTCTGCACACCAGCCCGCAAGCTGCTCTGGCTGGTGCTTCAACCCTTCTTCTATTCACTAAGGCCTCTCTATGTGAACCCCAAGGCGGTGACACGTATGGAGATCTTCAACACCCTGGTGCAGCTGGCATTTGATGTCACTATCTTTGCCCTCTGGGGGATCAAACCCATAGTCTACCTTCTAGCCAGCTCcctcctgggcctgggcctgcaCCCTATCTCTGGCCACTTTGTGGCTGAGCATTATATGTTCCAGAAGGGCCACGAGACTTACTCCTACTACGGACCCCTCAACTGGATCACCTTCAATGTGGGCTACCACATGGAACACCATGACTTCCCCAGCATCCCCGGTTGCTACCTGCCACTG GAAAGGCTGGACCACATAAGCCAATGCCTGGAGACGGAGGAGGCAGATCCAGAGAGGGCAGAGTCTTCCAAGCGGGTGCAGGTTAGCAGAGTAGGTTAG